In Rutidosis leptorrhynchoides isolate AG116_Rl617_1_P2 chromosome 2, CSIRO_AGI_Rlap_v1, whole genome shotgun sequence, one genomic interval encodes:
- the LOC139892784 gene encoding glycosyltransferase family 92 protein Os08g0121900, translating to MALKIRTLFLYVSISVVSFAAIYHLLSPNRKFSSNSLQLNHQQTPQIPHISNTIVVNLIDNYSTSILFPAWEVIVIVSSENKFDKNNTNYSSNHFCLFDTIETSPARFSGALTYPDRKTYTCLLPKRVRRRLPFRQPLLTDSTDHSPVTTPASELLRWNFIVYEIYKTENDVVLFAKGINNRQGVNRSPTEFKCVFGDDIVNGVTTSVKSSLQEVFRCEQPELTAFSQTPVKASLLVVKTNQMVPSIAYYYNNTSRGTVAISNCNAKSLLCACTMVFNVAKFLKEWVIYHSKIGVDKFILYDNGSDDNLQSVVDLLKSRGYDIETRFWLWPKTQEAGFSHAALHLKNSCKWVMYIDVDEFVYSPQWANTQLSRLLLPSLLPKYPYGQLTIRCYEFGPSKQKKHPSMGVTQGYNCKKRLENRHKSIVYLDAIDESSLNVIHHFKMKDGYKSKKMGLEKMVVNHYKYQAWPEFKAKFRRRVSAYVVDWTRSENLKSNDRAPGLGHLAVEPKGWEGKFCEVYDNRLKNLTRRWFGLRNGQSGFLMEWQN from the coding sequence ATGGCCCTAAAGATACGTACACTTTTTCTGTACGTATCGATTTCCGTCGTCTCCTTCGCCGCCATATACCACCTCTTATCACCAAATCGCAAATTCTCCTCCAATTCTCTTCAATTAAATCATCAACAAACTCCACAGATTCCTCACATATCAAACACAATAGTCGTTAACCTAATTGACAACTATTCGACTTCAATTTTGTTTCCAGCATGGGAAGTAATCGTAATCGTATCATCAGAAAACAagtttgataaaaataatactaattattcgtCTAATCACTTCTGTTTATTCGACACGATTGAGACTTCTCCGGCTAGGTTTTCCGGCGCGTTGACGTATCCTGATCGGAAAACGTACACGTGTCTTCTTCCGAAGCGAGTTCGCCGGAGACTTCCGTTTCGTCAACCGTTACTGACTGATTCGACGGATCATTCTCCTGTAACTACACCGGCGTCGGAGCTTCTCAGGTGGAACTTTATCGTTTATGAAATTTATAAAACGGAAAACGATGTCGTTTTGTTTGCGAAAGGGATCAATAATCGTCAGGGAGTTAATAGAAGTCCAACGGAATTTAAATGTGTTTTTGGTGATGATATAGTTAACGGCGTTACAACTTCAGTTAAAAGTTCGTTACAAGAAGTGTTTAGATGTGAACAGCCTGAATTAACGGCGTTTAGTCAAACTCCAGTCAAAGCGTCTCTGTTGGTTGTAAAAACTAACCAAATGGTTCCGTCTATAGCATACTATTATAATAACACGTCCCGGGGTACAGTAGCAATTAGCAACTGTAATGCAAAATCACTATTGTGCGCATGTACCATGGTTTTCAATGTGGCTAAGTTTTTGAAAGAATGGGTGATTTACCATTCTAAAATTGGGGTTGATAAGTTCATATTGTACGATAATGGTAGCGATGACAATCTACAAAGCGTTGTTGATTTGTTAAAATCGAGGGGGTATGATATTGAGACGCGTTTTTGGCTCTGGCCGAAAACTCAAGAGGCGGGTTTTTCACATGCTGCATTGCATTTGAAAAACTCATGTAAGTGGGTGATGTACATTGATGTTGACGAGTTCGTGTATTCACCACAATGGGCGAATACACAACTGTCAAGATTACTTTTACCGTCACTTTTACCTAAATATCCGTATGGTCAGTTGACCATACGGTGTTATGAGTTTGGGCCATCAAAACAGAAGAAGCACCCGTCGATGGGGGTCACGCAAGGTTACAATTGTAAGAAAAGACTTGAAAACCGACACAAATCGATTGTTTATCTTGATGCGATTGATGAATCTTCGTTAAACGTGATTCATCATTTTAAGATGAAAGATGGGTACAAGAGCAAGAAAATGGGCCTTGAAAAGATGGTAGTGAACCATTATAAGTACCAAGCATGGCCCGAGTTCAAGGCGAAGTTTAGAAGACGAGTGTCCGCTTATGTTGTGGATTGGACCCGTTCGGAGAATTTGAAATCGAATGATCGGGCTCCTGGGCTTGGGCATCTTGCGGTTGAGCCCAAAGGGTGGGAGGGGAAATTTTGTGAAGTGTATGATAACCGTTTAAAGAATTTAACTAGGAGGTGGTTCGGGCTCCGGAACGGGCAATCGGGTTTTCTTATGGAATGGCAAAATTGA